Proteins from a single region of Azospirillum brasilense:
- a CDS encoding GDP-L-fucose synthase family protein, protein MTTDTLFPLDGKRVWIAGHRGTVGSAIVRRLEREQCEIVTAGRETLDLGRQADVEDWMAEVRPDVVFLAAALVGGIHANNSLPADFIYQNLVIETNVIHTAWKVGVKKLVSLGSSCIYPRMAPQPIQEDALLTGPLEPTNEWYAVAKIAGIKLCQAYRRQHGCDFISVMPTNLYGYGDNFDIEHGHVAAALMVKIHRAKTEGAPSVELWGTGEPLREFLFVEDVADGLVFLAKHYSEEAHINLGSGQEISIRGLAELLADIIGYEGEFRFDPSKPNGTPRKIMDSSRIAGMGWVAPTTLREGFERTYRWYVENLAAGTLRGLTPQQPARAKLTVGSH, encoded by the coding sequence ATGACGACGGACACCCTTTTTCCCCTGGACGGCAAGCGCGTCTGGATTGCCGGGCATCGCGGGACCGTCGGTTCCGCCATCGTTCGTCGGCTTGAGCGTGAGCAGTGCGAGATCGTGACGGCCGGCCGGGAGACGCTCGATCTTGGCCGTCAGGCCGATGTGGAGGACTGGATGGCCGAGGTGCGGCCGGACGTGGTCTTCCTGGCGGCCGCCCTGGTCGGGGGCATCCATGCCAACAACAGCCTGCCCGCCGACTTCATCTACCAGAACCTGGTGATCGAGACGAACGTCATCCACACCGCCTGGAAGGTCGGGGTGAAGAAGCTCGTGTCCCTCGGCTCGTCCTGCATCTACCCGCGCATGGCCCCGCAGCCGATCCAGGAGGACGCCCTTCTCACCGGCCCGCTGGAACCGACCAACGAATGGTACGCGGTCGCCAAGATCGCCGGCATCAAGCTGTGCCAGGCCTACCGGCGGCAGCACGGTTGCGACTTCATCTCGGTGATGCCGACCAACCTCTACGGATACGGCGACAACTTCGACATCGAACACGGCCACGTCGCCGCCGCCCTGATGGTCAAGATCCACCGCGCCAAAACGGAAGGCGCCCCCAGCGTGGAGCTGTGGGGGACCGGCGAACCCCTGCGCGAATTCCTCTTCGTCGAGGATGTGGCCGACGGGCTGGTCTTCCTCGCCAAGCATTATTCGGAGGAGGCGCACATCAATCTCGGCTCCGGCCAGGAGATCTCGATCCGCGGCCTCGCCGAATTGCTGGCCGACATCATCGGCTATGAAGGCGAATTCCGCTTCGATCCGTCCAAGCCGAACGGCACGCCGCGCAAGATCATGGATTCAAGCCGGATCGCCGGCATGGGCTGGGTCGCGCCGACGACGCTGCGCGAAGGGTTCGAGCGGACCTACCGCTGGTATGTGGAGAATCTGGCCGCCGGGACCTTGCGCGGCCTGACGCCGCAACAACCGGCGCGCGCGAAACTGACGGTCGGATCGCATTGA
- a CDS encoding glycosyltransferase family 4 protein, which yields MNDLPSPSDAEGPALFEGFADRIRDGALIGWARRVGSLEPVTVHLHLHGERVASVLADRYRDDLEAAGKGQGRHGFEIRLPDGRLPDGRLPNGRLDGLRVAIAGAGDVPMSAPLRCAIDDLSAGQPADPAAGTAAVWLDLSEFLFYLRTHKTLSGIQRVQCEIVRIVAGATSSRVRFCMTPPEGGEYVEVPTTVVGRLVDRLTGNAPVPLADWGAYVGMIADPARRAKAAIAPGQMLFVLGAFWVFPHTPALLAVLRGRGVHIGVCIYDLIPLYHPEYCDPGMVGGFLSAFSTVSQVADLILTISHHTAADVERFYRRIGQPPKTIRPVPLAHELANGATSAPGPAAGPSSLLRLIGGPFVLCVGTIEIRKNHGYLLAIWQELLRRHGPEAVPKLVLAGRRGWRVEGFYDALETTRGLDRHVLQIGDADDADLEALYRGCLFTVFPSLYEGWGLPVGESLMHGKLCITSRSSAMPEAGGEFAAYLDPRDQADGLRTIEAFLFDDARRARMEEAIRTRFVPRRWSEVVNNVFSEIQAYLAGCRDGGERPPPVSLKPGAVVRLRRLDRLNGFDDMLRRPPFLRLICAQGWHPSDGAGAWMDGPNALLSFGLDTAGRPAPARLRVHLHVVRPSWARDAAVTMTSACGASAITVLEDDETMLSLDCAPVSMGGAPAVRIAIALDRLAAPPPPETRRLGLLAKTVAVADAEDALQRLDVVEKLLFLMRA from the coding sequence ATGAACGACCTGCCTTCCCCAAGCGACGCCGAAGGTCCCGCGCTCTTCGAAGGATTCGCCGACCGCATCCGGGACGGCGCTTTGATCGGCTGGGCGCGCCGCGTCGGATCGCTGGAGCCGGTCACGGTCCATCTCCACCTCCACGGGGAACGGGTCGCCTCGGTCCTGGCCGACCGCTATCGCGATGATCTGGAAGCCGCCGGCAAGGGGCAGGGGCGGCACGGCTTCGAGATCCGGCTGCCCGATGGCCGGCTGCCCGATGGCCGGTTGCCAAATGGCCGGTTGGACGGCCTGCGGGTCGCGATCGCGGGCGCCGGGGATGTGCCGATGAGCGCTCCCCTGCGCTGCGCCATCGACGATCTGTCCGCCGGCCAACCGGCGGACCCGGCGGCCGGGACGGCGGCGGTCTGGCTCGATCTCTCGGAATTCCTCTTCTATCTGCGCACTCACAAGACGCTGTCCGGGATACAGCGCGTCCAATGCGAGATCGTACGGATCGTGGCGGGGGCGACGTCATCCCGCGTGCGCTTCTGCATGACGCCCCCGGAGGGCGGCGAATATGTCGAGGTTCCGACCACCGTCGTGGGGCGCCTGGTCGACCGGCTGACGGGCAACGCGCCGGTGCCGCTGGCCGACTGGGGCGCCTATGTCGGGATGATCGCCGACCCGGCCCGCCGGGCAAAGGCGGCGATCGCGCCCGGCCAGATGCTGTTCGTGCTCGGCGCCTTCTGGGTCTTTCCGCACACGCCCGCCCTGCTGGCCGTCCTGCGCGGGCGGGGAGTGCACATCGGCGTCTGCATCTACGACCTGATTCCCCTCTACCACCCGGAATACTGCGATCCCGGCATGGTGGGCGGTTTCCTGTCGGCCTTCTCCACCGTCTCGCAGGTTGCCGACCTGATCCTGACCATTTCCCACCACACGGCGGCCGACGTCGAGCGCTTCTACCGGCGGATCGGGCAGCCGCCGAAGACGATCCGCCCGGTCCCGCTGGCGCACGAGCTGGCCAATGGGGCAACCTCCGCTCCGGGGCCCGCCGCTGGACCGTCGTCTCTTCTGCGGCTGATCGGTGGCCCCTTCGTGCTGTGCGTCGGCACCATCGAGATCCGCAAGAACCACGGCTATCTTCTGGCGATCTGGCAGGAGCTGCTGCGGAGGCATGGGCCGGAGGCGGTGCCGAAGCTGGTCCTGGCCGGCCGGCGGGGATGGCGCGTCGAGGGCTTCTACGACGCCCTGGAGACGACGCGCGGCCTCGACCGGCATGTCCTGCAGATCGGCGACGCCGACGACGCCGATCTGGAGGCTCTCTACCGCGGCTGCCTGTTCACCGTCTTTCCCAGCCTCTACGAGGGGTGGGGGTTGCCGGTGGGCGAAAGCCTGATGCATGGCAAGCTGTGCATCACCTCGCGCAGCTCCGCCATGCCCGAGGCCGGAGGGGAGTTCGCGGCCTACCTTGACCCCCGGGACCAAGCCGATGGGCTGCGGACCATCGAGGCCTTCCTGTTCGACGACGCCCGACGCGCCCGGATGGAGGAGGCGATCCGGACCCGCTTCGTGCCGCGCCGATGGAGCGAGGTGGTCAACAACGTTTTCTCGGAAATCCAGGCTTATCTGGCCGGTTGCCGGGATGGCGGCGAACGCCCGCCGCCGGTGAGCCTGAAGCCGGGGGCGGTGGTGCGCCTGCGCCGCCTCGACCGCCTGAACGGCTTCGACGACATGCTGCGGCGACCGCCCTTCCTCCGGCTGATCTGCGCGCAAGGCTGGCACCCGTCCGACGGGGCGGGCGCCTGGATGGACGGGCCGAACGCCCTTCTGTCCTTCGGGCTGGACACCGCCGGGCGCCCGGCACCGGCCCGGCTGCGCGTTCACCTGCATGTCGTCCGTCCGTCCTGGGCTCGCGACGCCGCGGTGACGATGACAAGCGCCTGCGGAGCGTCCGCCATTACCGTTCTGGAGGACGACGAGACGATGCTCAGCCTGGACTGTGCGCCGGTGTCCATGGGAGGCGCCCCGGCGGTGCGCATCGCGATCGCCCTGGACCGTCTTGCCGCGCCGCCGCCACCGGAAACCCGCCGCCTGGGCCTGCTCGCCAAAACGGTGGCCGTGGCCGATGCCGAGGATGCCCTGCAACGCCTCGACGTGGTGGAAAAGCTGCTTTTCCTGATGCGGGCGTGA